CAGTTCGGCGCGCTGCGCGTGGTCAATGACGACGTGTTCGACGCAGGGGGAGGGTTCCCGACCCATCCGCACAACGATATGGAAATCATCAGCTACGTGGTCGACGGCGAGCTCACCCATAAAGACAGTCTCGGCAACGGCAGAACGCTTACCAAGGGCCAAGTGCAGTACATGAGCGCTGGTAAAGGCATCCTGCACAGCGAGTTCAACCGCACCGACAGACCGCTTCGCTTCCTGCAGATTTGGATTTATCCGGACGCAGAGGGTTACGAGCCGAATTACGGCGACTATGACTTCGCATGGGAAGATCGCGAGAATACGTGGCTTCAGATCGCGTCGGGTCAGAACGGGTCGGCACCGGTGAAGATCAATCAGGATATGAAGGTGTCGGTCATCAGCCTCGACGACGGCAAAGAGGTCGCATACGAGCTTGCGCGCGGTCGGCAAGCGTACCTCATCCAGATTGAAGGCGAAGGTGCGGTGAACGGCCATGCGCTCGAAGAGCGCGATGCCGCCGAGATAACCGGTGAAAGCCAGGTTGTGCTTACCGCGAAAACCAAGTCGCACTACATCCTTTTCGATATGCACCAGTCTTAGCGTATCGCCTGCGCTGCCGATCGCTGAATCGGCAGCGTGCCACGGCGGTGCGGGTTGGAAGCCCCAAGCCCAATGCCGCACTGCCACGGCGCGCTTGACGCGCACATAAGCCAACTCGTTCGGCACCTCTGCCCAAGGGTTCTTACGTCAAGGTTGCTATCCTAGTTTGGTACGGCAGGCATGGAGTCGAAAACAGGCCCCGATCCTCTGTGGGATCGGGGCCTGTTGCAAGTGCCAAGAACTTCCTCTACCCTTCCGCTTTCGCCGGGTACGCGAGCATTTCGTCGACCGTGACGAAACGGTAGCCCTGCTCCTTCAGGTAAGGAATGGCGTCTCTGATGGCTTCGACAGTTTGCGAGCGGTCGCCCCCGCCGTCGTGGCAGAGGATCACGGCTCCCGGCCATGCGCCCTTCAGCTGTTCGGCGATGGCTTCGGCACCGGGCAGC
Above is a genomic segment from Raoultibacter phocaeensis containing:
- a CDS encoding pirin family protein, with amino-acid sequence MIKVISHNDMGTSERGWLHSLFHFSFAEYYNPDNIQFGALRVVNDDVFDAGGGFPTHPHNDMEIISYVVDGELTHKDSLGNGRTLTKGQVQYMSAGKGILHSEFNRTDRPLRFLQIWIYPDAEGYEPNYGDYDFAWEDRENTWLQIASGQNGSAPVKINQDMKVSVISLDDGKEVAYELARGRQAYLIQIEGEGAVNGHALEERDAAEITGESQVVLTAKTKSHYILFDMHQS